Part of the Dermatophilus congolensis genome is shown below.
GCATCTGCGCCACCCACGCGTACCGCTGCAACGCAGACATCGGTGGAACCACCGCCAACTGGAGACTGTCCCGCCCCAACGGACCCCGCAAAACCGTTGTCGCCTCACCCAGTTGGGATGCAACATCCTGCGTGACACGCGCATTGGCTGTCGCCGTGGTCGCAAGCACCGGAACCTGGGCATCCAACCGCGCCAACATCTGCGCGATACGGCGATAATCTGGGCGGAAATCATGCCCCCAGTCAGAGACAGCATGTGCCTCATCGATGACGAGCAACCCCATGTTCCCCATCAACGCCGACAACACCCGCCGACCAAACGTCGGATGAGCTAGCCGCTCCGGCGAGATGAGCAACACATCCACCTCACCGGCAGCTAACTGTCCCTCCACCGCAGACCACTCATCCACGTTCGAACTGTTCAACGTCACCGCGTTCAACCCAGCACGACGGGCCGCCTCAATCTGGTCACGCATCAACGCCAACAGCGGAGACAACACCAACGTGGCACCACCCCCGGCGGCGCGACGCGCAGCTGTAGCGCACCAATACACCGCCGACTTACCCCAACCCGTTGCCTGCACCACCAACACCCGCGCCCCATCACAAGACAACGCAGCAACAGCCTCGGCCTGGTCATCACGCAGCCGCGCACCCGGCCCAGCCAGGCGACAAATCACCTCACTGGCAGGGCCCTGCCACGGGATTGACCGGGCCGCCCCGCTCACGCCGCGCTGTCCGTGCCGGGGTTCTTCTGCGCCGCAGCAGCGCGACGCCGCTCACGATCCAGGCGGTCCATTTCATTTGCCTCCGCCAACGTAGGAGCCGTGCCACCCAGGCGCGCCGGCAAAAACTTCAAATCATCACCCTCAAGGCGAGGATATTCGGCCTGCGCGTGGTCAAGTAGCAGCTGCATCTCGGCGCGCAATGTGGCAGAAACCTCATCGGCCGGTGCCTGCTTCGGCGCACTAATCGCTTTGCCCACCGTCAACGAAATCGGAGTACGGCTATAACCCAAACGACGAGGATGCCCCTTCGTCCAAATCCGCTGCGTACCCCATAACACAATCGGAATGATCGGCACCCCTGTGGCCTGCGCCATCCGGATCGCACCAGTCTTGAACTCTTTCAACTCATACGAGCGAGAGATCGTTGCTTCAGGGAACACCCCAACCAGCTCGCCAGCTTTCAGCGCTTTCACCGC
Proteins encoded:
- a CDS encoding lysophospholipid acyltransferase family protein: MEPVYNSVVAVARTLFAAQGIRFRVTGSENIPTEGGAVIVMNHLSYMDFAYAGLAARPSRRLIRFMCKKSVWDHPIAGPLMSGMKHIPVDRENGSQAFRDAVKALKAGELVGVFPEATISRSYELKEFKTGAIRMAQATGVPIIPIVLWGTQRIWTKGHPRRLGYSRTPISLTVGKAISAPKQAPADEVSATLRAEMQLLLDHAQAEYPRLEGDDLKFLPARLGGTAPTLAEANEMDRLDRERRRAAAAQKNPGTDSAA